From the genome of Athalia rosae chromosome 3, iyAthRosa1.1, whole genome shotgun sequence:
CACTCGTTGGAGTTGAAGAGACTGTGAATACCGAGGAACGTTTCGCTCATACCGGACGACGATACCATGTGCTCGACAGCGCGGAATTTCTCCGGAGTATCTATAATAGCGAGACGACCTCCGTCCGAGATACATCTCTTGCGAGCATCGTCCCAATGGAGTTGTACGtcgttgtaatttttgtaAGCAACGCCCAGTTGTTGATTCGACTCGTACCTCGGCGGTAGATTGACTTGACGGTGATATTGGTACGGGCCAGTCGGAACTGTTGCGGTAGCGTTACTCAAACCTGAATCACGATGAAATT
Proteins encoded in this window:
- the LOC105693184 gene encoding uncharacterized protein LOC105693184 produces the protein MPSVAAVTIPLQLACQFLLSGQPGYNNISLGLSNATATVPTGPYQYHRQVNLPPRYESNQQLGVAYKNYNDVQLHWDDARKRCISDGGRLAIIDTPEKFRAVEHMVSSSGMSETFLGIHSLFNSNEWVRVDNGSPVGRLPAAVEGSFGNCLGLRRFSSFSSVTFNRVSCTSSGRFICEIPL